Proteins from one Oscillatoria nigro-viridis PCC 7112 genomic window:
- a CDS encoding FUSC family protein → MPSGDRQSLNWLLQPFVLKPGKPDILYGLRTLLAVSGPIAVGFIAGHPAASTIAVMGAMFVGMVDAGGAYRQKATVMLAATTGVTVALLMANLVSSTLWLAIPATFLVMFIAGLAGLFGTTVATVSLVTSIMFIVSLAKFASFPDLSTVFLQCALCLAGGVWAMVLSLGLWVLRPYTPAIEAASSCYATLSKFLRMASEIPLTLEERRKWREQFLQAQDSVIQNLTSARSVWGAVWTGRESADLRGNQLLVLIEDVNQITNSVVALVELLAIASSRPLFQQLHREIQQVMEQSATAVQILSESLAKGKNVVGLGDMDRAIEALEYQWQVLHSQTLNQASVDRTDDYADLVSLGKIVASLKALAEQIHTDAEIATDLQRGERRSIAQLNIYPPIQPQRSSIVDTLRNNLTFNSVIFRHALRLALIVTTAELVAFLLQEPTGYWITLTAVAALKPNFGGTSQATVQRVIGTTLGGIFGIALVILIHNPVAILVCLLILLVTAMSVRSLSYGIFITLLTPAVILLLNVTSKGGWEIGVLRIVDSLIGGILALLGSYLLFPSWERSQLPAKLTTTIRSNLAYFQQVAASYINPEQKCSTETIRNLRHQAALENANAAAAAQRLFSEPRHVQGEVEPIAMLILYIRAFFSSVTTLAEHQQKFSGEYQFADFQRFTDAIVQILENLANALEQGHPPLALPDLDIYIEAIHSDLEQLHLTRISELATNPSSVTSTRQAVREQTPVSTQLDRIAHEMKCLHCAIERLQKSLDESSTK, encoded by the coding sequence ATGCCATCTGGCGATCGACAATCTCTTAACTGGCTGTTGCAGCCCTTTGTGCTCAAGCCCGGTAAACCTGACATCCTCTACGGCTTGCGTACCCTTTTGGCGGTGAGCGGGCCCATTGCAGTTGGCTTCATTGCAGGTCATCCGGCTGCAAGTACGATCGCGGTGATGGGAGCCATGTTTGTTGGCATGGTCGATGCGGGTGGAGCCTACCGTCAAAAAGCAACTGTCATGCTCGCAGCAACCACAGGCGTTACTGTCGCCTTGCTAATGGCGAATCTGGTTAGCAGTACCCTGTGGCTAGCTATTCCAGCCACTTTCTTAGTGATGTTCATCGCTGGCTTAGCTGGTCTGTTTGGTACTACCGTCGCGACGGTTAGCCTGGTTACATCAATTATGTTTATCGTCTCGCTAGCCAAATTCGCTTCGTTCCCAGATTTATCTACTGTTTTTCTGCAATGTGCGCTGTGCCTAGCTGGAGGTGTCTGGGCAATGGTGCTATCTCTAGGATTGTGGGTGCTGCGCCCTTACACACCTGCGATCGAGGCAGCCAGCAGTTGTTATGCCACATTGAGCAAATTTTTGCGAATGGCAAGCGAGATACCCTTAACTCTGGAGGAGCGTCGGAAGTGGAGAGAGCAATTCTTACAAGCTCAAGACAGCGTAATACAGAATTTGACCTCTGCCCGGAGTGTTTGGGGCGCTGTGTGGACGGGCCGAGAAAGTGCTGATTTGCGGGGCAATCAGTTACTCGTTTTAATTGAGGATGTCAACCAAATTACTAATTCAGTTGTAGCACTGGTGGAACTGTTAGCGATCGCCTCCTCTCGTCCCCTATTCCAGCAGTTACACAGAGAAATCCAGCAAGTGATGGAACAATCGGCAACGGCTGTGCAAATCTTGTCAGAATCCCTCGCCAAAGGAAAGAATGTTGTTGGCTTGGGAGATATGGATCGGGCGATCGAGGCACTAGAATACCAGTGGCAAGTCCTGCACTCTCAAACCCTGAATCAAGCTAGTGTCGATCGGACAGATGACTATGCTGACTTAGTGAGTCTTGGCAAAATTGTAGCTAGTCTGAAAGCGCTAGCAGAACAAATTCATACCGATGCGGAAATTGCCACAGATTTACAGCGGGGAGAAAGACGCAGCATCGCCCAGCTAAACATTTATCCCCCGATACAGCCACAGCGTTCTTCGATCGTTGACACGCTGCGGAATAATCTCACCTTTAATTCTGTTATTTTTCGTCACGCTTTGCGGCTGGCGCTAATAGTAACAACTGCCGAATTAGTAGCTTTTCTATTGCAAGAACCCACAGGTTATTGGATAACGCTCACTGCTGTAGCTGCCCTAAAGCCTAATTTTGGCGGTACTTCTCAGGCAACTGTGCAACGGGTGATTGGAACCACATTAGGGGGCATCTTTGGGATTGCCCTGGTCATACTTATCCACAATCCAGTGGCGATATTAGTCTGTCTTCTGATACTTTTAGTCACTGCTATGTCGGTGCGATCGCTAAGCTACGGCATCTTTATCACCCTCCTCACTCCCGCAGTCATATTGCTACTCAACGTGACAAGTAAAGGCGGCTGGGAGATTGGAGTATTACGCATTGTCGATAGCTTAATTGGAGGCATTTTAGCATTACTAGGTAGCTATTTGTTATTCCCCAGTTGGGAGCGATCGCAACTTCCGGCAAAACTAACAACAACTATTCGCTCTAATCTCGCGTACTTTCAACAGGTTGCAGCTAGCTACATCAACCCCGAACAAAAGTGCTCGACTGAAACTATCAGAAACCTGCGTCATCAAGCGGCATTAGAGAATGCAAATGCTGCTGCTGCGGCTCAAAGGTTATTCAGCGAACCCCGTCACGTTCAAGGAGAAGTAGAACCGATCGCGATGCTAATACTCTACATTCGTGCCTTTTTCAGCTCTGTCACAACTTTAGCAGAACATCAGCAGAAATTTAGCGGAGAGTACCAATTTGCAGATTTCCAGCGATTTACCGATGCGATTGTCCAAATTTTAGAGAACTTAGCAAATGCGCTGGAACAGGGACACCCACCTCTAGCTTTACCGGATCTAGATATTTATATCGAAGCCATTCACAGCGATCTCGAACAGTTACATCTCACTAGGATATCAGAGTTGGCTACAAATCCAAGTTCTGTAACGTCAACGAGGCAAGCTGTTAGAGAACAAACTCCTGTTTCAACACAACTAGATCGAATTGCCCATGAAATGAAATGTCTGCATTGTGCGATCGAGCGTCTGCAAAAATCTTTGGATGAGAGTTCAACTAAATAA
- a CDS encoding DoxX family protein, which produces MIYKFVFGLAVSFLLTTNISSNLPELGLNLFSSLNTVFPAGLQGVMLLLLRVSVGILFLLHGYPKITHLRQWADSLKMPIFLCFLSAASMLGGGICLILGLLTLLASLPILGSMVFAAYLHISQGKPFVARDPYLIPEEQYQGPLGKGEPPSWEKAFMYCVMLMAIAVFGPGAYSLDALIFGR; this is translated from the coding sequence ATGATTTACAAATTTGTTTTTGGCTTGGCAGTCAGTTTTCTATTAACTACTAACATTTCATCTAATCTACCAGAGCTAGGTCTCAACCTATTCAGTTCGCTTAATACTGTTTTCCCCGCCGGACTTCAAGGCGTAATGCTTTTACTATTAAGAGTTAGTGTCGGTATATTGTTCCTACTGCACGGCTATCCTAAAATAACGCATCTTCGACAGTGGGCTGATTCTTTGAAAATGCCTATATTTCTTTGCTTTCTATCAGCAGCATCGATGTTGGGCGGCGGAATTTGCCTAATTTTGGGATTGCTTACACTTTTGGCGAGCTTACCAATTCTGGGTTCAATGGTGTTTGCGGCCTATTTACACATCTCCCAAGGTAAGCCTTTTGTGGCTCGCGATCCCTATTTAATTCCTGAAGAACAGTATCAGGGGCCTTTAGGAAAAGGCGAACCGCCGAGTTGGGAAAAGGCGTTTATGTACTGTGTAATGTTGATGGCGATCGCGGTTTTCGGTCCAGGTGCGTATTCGCTGGACGCTCTGATTTTTGGACGGTGA
- a CDS encoding DUF5335 family protein, producing the protein MSINKQIPAEQWVEFCDTFTNGNKGRLIVLEAIDPELGAQTPVKDQPLWSLVYDPVGKGNDLTIEIGRNEVTYGHTIDVPNDLWQEQDDNGKVIALQIKAEGGSQTIVRLL; encoded by the coding sequence ATGTCAATCAATAAACAAATTCCGGCAGAGCAATGGGTAGAGTTTTGCGATACGTTTACAAATGGTAACAAGGGACGTTTGATTGTGCTGGAAGCGATCGATCCGGAACTTGGGGCTCAAACCCCTGTTAAAGATCAGCCACTATGGTCGTTGGTCTACGATCCGGTCGGTAAAGGGAATGACTTAACCATTGAGATCGGACGTAATGAAGTTACCTACGGTCATACAATTGATGTTCCCAATGACTTGTGGCAAGAACAAGACGATAACGGCAAGGTTATTGCTTTACAAATTAAAGCCGAGGGTGGAAGTCAAACGATTGTGCGGCTGCTCTAA
- a CDS encoding RNA-guided endonuclease InsQ/TnpB family protein: MQLTERHIIKSTSHRFAEIDGLAFKSKNLYNAANYVIRQSFIYGWGYVNYSEMNGLMKFCEVYKALPAKVSQQILMVLDKNWKSFFEAVKAYKTDSSKFTGRPKLPKYKDQTKGRNILVYTIQAISSKQLKKGIIKLSGTDLSIKTKINPDRICQVRLVPKCDCYVIEVIYDEPESTFSGDKFVASIDLGLDNLAALTSSQPGFTPLLVNGRPLKSINQFYNKRKAKLQSQLKGNRRTSCRIQRLTRCRNQKVDNYLHHASRLVVDLLRAKQIGTLVIGKNAQWKTEIDLGKQTNQNFVSIPHARLIEMLDYKARLVGIEVIVQEESYTSRANFLGLDPIPVYGKTDKDPVFTGKRIKRGLYKTSIGQLINSDVNGSYNILRKAIPNAFSNGIGSCVVGPMRVNPLKVKVKGAGLEASHVYK, from the coding sequence ATGCAGTTAACAGAACGACATATCATTAAATCAACGTCACACCGTTTCGCTGAAATTGATGGACTAGCTTTTAAATCCAAGAATCTCTACAATGCCGCCAACTACGTCATTCGTCAGAGTTTTATTTATGGATGGGGCTATGTCAATTACAGCGAAATGAACGGCTTAATGAAGTTTTGTGAAGTATACAAAGCTTTGCCTGCCAAGGTTAGCCAACAAATCTTGATGGTGTTGGACAAAAACTGGAAATCTTTCTTTGAGGCAGTTAAAGCTTACAAAACAGATTCCTCTAAATTCACTGGTCGCCCAAAACTGCCGAAATACAAAGATCAAACTAAAGGGCGAAACATTCTCGTTTATACAATTCAAGCAATTAGCAGCAAACAGTTGAAAAAGGGAATCATTAAACTTTCGGGGACTGACCTTTCGATCAAAACTAAAATTAATCCCGATCGAATTTGCCAAGTCAGATTAGTTCCCAAATGCGATTGCTATGTAATTGAGGTGATTTATGATGAACCAGAGTCCACCTTTAGTGGTGACAAATTTGTAGCTAGCATTGATTTAGGACTGGATAATTTAGCGGCGCTAACTTCAAGTCAACCGGGGTTTACCCCACTGTTGGTTAACGGGCGACCGTTGAAATCTATCAACCAGTTCTACAACAAGCGCAAAGCCAAGTTGCAATCTCAGTTGAAAGGAAATCGCAGAACCTCATGTCGCATTCAGCGCTTAACTCGCTGTCGCAACCAAAAAGTTGATAATTACTTGCACCATGCCAGTCGCCTAGTTGTTGACCTTTTGAGAGCCAAACAGATTGGGACGCTAGTAATCGGTAAAAACGCACAATGGAAAACCGAGATCGATCTAGGGAAGCAAACTAACCAAAACTTTGTCAGCATTCCTCACGCTCGATTAATCGAGATGTTGGATTACAAAGCTCGACTGGTTGGAATCGAAGTAATTGTACAAGAAGAGTCCTACACGTCGCGAGCGAACTTCCTGGGTTTAGACCCAATCCCAGTTTACGGAAAAACTGATAAAGACCCCGTTTTCACGGGCAAGCGAATTAAACGAGGTTTGTACAAAACATCAATTGGTCAATTAATCAATTCTGATGTTAACGGTTCGTACAATATCCTCAGAAAAGCAATCCCAAATGCCTTTAGCAATGGGATAGGGAGCTGCGTAGTTGGGCCAATGCGGGTCAATCCGCTCAAAGTAAAAGTGAAAGGGGCGGGGCTTGAAGCCTCCCATGTCTATAAATGA
- a CDS encoding SMP-30/gluconolactonase/LRE family protein — MPETIEIYDDRLRSLVRPAPSLQKLATDAVHSEGPVYFHEDDSLVWSDAHGNRLWRWSAADGASVLRDPSDYQSGNYRDLEGRLVACSSGLRAIIRREYEGQWQVLVDRYQGKRLNSPNDLVVKSDGTIWFTDPPYGITEPNQGYGGEQEQPGCFVYRFDPATGEIGAIVTDMVRPNGLAFSPDENLLYVSDTAAFNIPDGPHHIRVYEVVNGRRVTNGRVFAAIEPGEPDGLRVDEYGNIFTSSQDSVQVYAPDGSRLGKIMVPEVVANLTFGGAERDRLFIAAGTSLYVIDLNTRGVQRP; from the coding sequence ATGCCTGAAACTATCGAAATTTATGACGATCGTCTCCGATCGCTTGTGCGCCCAGCTCCCTCGCTCCAAAAGCTGGCGACCGATGCCGTTCACAGCGAAGGTCCCGTTTACTTCCACGAAGACGACAGCCTGGTGTGGAGCGATGCTCACGGCAACCGACTGTGGCGCTGGAGTGCCGCTGATGGAGCCAGCGTTCTGCGCGACCCGTCCGACTATCAAAGTGGGAATTACCGCGACTTGGAGGGTCGTCTGGTTGCGTGTTCGTCAGGTTTACGTGCCATTATCCGACGCGAGTATGAGGGTCAGTGGCAGGTTTTAGTTGACCGTTATCAGGGTAAGCGCCTCAACAGCCCGAACGACCTGGTAGTAAAAAGTGACGGCACAATTTGGTTCACTGACCCGCCCTACGGCATCACTGAGCCAAATCAAGGATATGGCGGCGAACAGGAACAACCGGGATGTTTCGTATACCGCTTTGACCCAGCAACGGGTGAGATCGGTGCGATCGTGACGGACATGGTTCGCCCTAACGGACTCGCTTTCAGTCCCGACGAAAATCTGCTGTACGTATCCGATACCGCTGCCTTCAACATCCCCGACGGGCCTCATCATATCCGCGTGTACGAGGTTGTAAATGGTCGGCGTGTAACCAACGGTCGCGTATTTGCAGCGATCGAGCCGGGTGAACCCGACGGGTTGCGCGTGGACGAGTACGGCAATATCTTTACTAGCTCTCAGGATAGCGTGCAGGTGTATGCACCTGATGGCAGTCGCTTGGGAAAAATTATGGTACCGGAGGTAGTCGCTAACTTGACCTTTGGAGGAGCAGAACGCGATCGCCTGTTTATTGCGGCAGGCACATCATTATATGTTATTGACCTCAATACTCGTGGCGTTCAGCGACCTTAA
- a CDS encoding GMC oxidoreductase translates to MKMTTTHYDVIIIGTGAGGGTLAHRLASTGQKILVLERGDFLPREKDNWSAKEVYQKERYHTDEHWYDKDGKAFRPQTGYWVGGNTKLYGAALLRLRERDFEQVIHKGGISPEWELKYQDFEPYYTQAEKLYDVHGERGKDPTEPPCSEPYPYPAVSHEPDMQTLTDGIHKLGYYPFHLPLGLKLNESDRTKSPCIRCDTFDGYPCLVGAKADAEVNAIRPTREAYSNVTLLANAKVLKLHTSPSGRDVTAVETDVNGELYQFSADIVVVACGAINSAALLLRSANDKHPHGLANSSDRVGRNFMKHQAIALLSIHTEPNRANFQKTIAVNDFYWGEPDFPYPMGMVQNSGNVLPDMIPAEAPPLLAPYVKLIPGFELHLMAERSVGWWLQTEDLPDPNNRVRVVGDKLHVDYTLNNTEAADRLVHRWTSVLKSIERNAMHVIPFSLYPRNNIPLQAVGHQCGTCCFGSDPKTSVLDLNCRTHDVDNLYVVDGSFFPSNSGVNPTLTIMANALRVGDAIAERLISFTVVSE, encoded by the coding sequence ATGAAAATGACAACAACTCACTATGATGTCATCATAATCGGGACAGGAGCAGGTGGAGGCACATTAGCTCACCGCTTGGCATCTACCGGTCAAAAAATTTTAGTGCTGGAGAGAGGTGATTTTCTACCTCGTGAAAAAGACAACTGGAGCGCTAAGGAAGTTTACCAAAAGGAACGCTATCACACTGACGAACACTGGTACGACAAAGACGGTAAGGCATTTCGTCCGCAGACGGGCTACTGGGTGGGTGGAAATACTAAACTGTATGGGGCAGCGTTGCTACGACTGCGAGAGCGAGATTTTGAGCAGGTAATCCACAAGGGCGGTATTTCCCCAGAGTGGGAACTCAAGTATCAAGACTTTGAGCCTTATTACACTCAGGCAGAAAAGCTGTACGACGTGCATGGAGAGCGAGGCAAAGACCCCACGGAACCGCCTTGCAGTGAGCCCTATCCCTATCCTGCGGTGAGTCATGAGCCGGATATGCAGACGCTGACCGATGGCATCCACAAGCTGGGCTACTACCCGTTTCATCTACCGTTGGGACTGAAGTTGAACGAGAGCGATCGCACCAAAAGTCCCTGCATTCGCTGCGATACCTTTGACGGCTATCCCTGTCTGGTGGGTGCCAAAGCTGATGCCGAGGTTAATGCCATTCGTCCTACCCGCGAGGCGTACTCTAATGTAACGCTGCTCGCAAATGCCAAAGTTCTCAAGCTACACACTAGCCCGTCGGGGCGAGATGTTACCGCCGTTGAAACAGATGTTAACGGCGAGTTGTATCAGTTCTCTGCTGATATTGTCGTAGTGGCTTGCGGGGCGATCAACTCGGCTGCCTTGCTGTTGCGATCGGCTAATGACAAGCATCCTCACGGACTGGCGAACAGTTCCGATCGAGTGGGACGCAATTTTATGAAGCATCAGGCGATCGCACTATTATCAATTCATACTGAACCCAACCGAGCCAACTTTCAAAAGACGATCGCCGTTAACGACTTCTACTGGGGCGAACCGGATTTTCCCTACCCTATGGGCATGGTGCAAAATAGCGGAAATGTACTGCCAGATATGATTCCGGCGGAAGCGCCCCCACTTTTAGCACCCTACGTGAAATTGATTCCAGGCTTTGAACTTCACCTGATGGCTGAACGATCCGTGGGGTGGTGGTTGCAAACCGAGGATTTGCCCGACCCTAACAATCGCGTGCGTGTTGTCGGTGACAAGTTACACGTGGATTACACCCTGAATAATACTGAAGCTGCAGATCGCCTGGTTCATCGCTGGACATCGGTGCTAAAGTCGATCGAGCGAAATGCCATGCACGTCATCCCGTTTAGCCTCTATCCCCGCAATAACATTCCTTTGCAAGCTGTGGGGCATCAATGCGGCACCTGCTGCTTTGGTAGCGACCCCAAAACCTCAGTATTAGACCTCAACTGCCGCACCCACGATGTCGATAACCTTTATGTCGTTGATGGTAGCTTTTTCCCCTCCAATTCTGGAGTCAACCCGACACTGACGATTATGGCGAATGCTTTGCGCGTTGGCGACGCCATTGCAGAACGTTTGATATCGTTTACGGTTGTTTCGGAATGA
- a CDS encoding transposase, which produces MPENLIPVCQPSHSPELNPIERVWEYIKKELVGEVFTTLEQLRERLKQVLEKITPLAN; this is translated from the coding sequence GTGCCAGAAAATTTAATTCCTGTCTGTCAACCTTCACATAGTCCAGAACTTAATCCAATTGAAAGAGTCTGGGAATATATCAAAAAGGAACTTGTTGGAGAGGTTTTTACAACACTTGAGCAATTACGAGAGCGATTGAAACAAGTTCTTGAAAAAATCACTCCGCTCGCAAATTAG
- the petL gene encoding cytochrome b6-f complex subunit PetL, with product MTLSGAITYFGIFGGAIGLATVLMFGLRAVKLI from the coding sequence ATGACTCTTAGCGGAGCAATAACTTATTTTGGGATTTTTGGCGGCGCGATCGGCTTGGCGACAGTGCTGATGTTTGGTCTGCGGGCTGTCAAACTCATCTAA
- the aroB gene encoding 3-dehydroquinate synthase — translation MQSIIKVDLGPQSYNICVRSGGLDELGSLMGDLSLGKKVLLVSNQSIFRQYGERATAALESAGLEVSSCILPPGEQYKTLNSVQKIYGAALANRLERSSTMVALGGGVVGDMTGFAAATWLRGINVVQVPTSLLAMVDASIGGKTGVNHPLGKNLIGAFHQPRLVLIDPDVLKTLPAREFRSAMAEVIKYGVIWDAELFGKLENCKRLDQMRYVKADLLAEILSRSCQAKAEVVSKDEKESGLRAILNYGHTIGHAVESLTNYKAINHGEGVAIGMAASSRLAVELGMWDRECDRRQSALIEKAGLPAKLPAGVDVEEILHTLQLDKKVQDGKVRFVLPVRLGEAAVSDRVDGDLILQVLKEML, via the coding sequence ATGCAATCCATAATTAAAGTTGACTTGGGCCCACAATCTTACAATATTTGCGTGCGATCGGGCGGTTTAGACGAACTCGGCAGTCTGATGGGCGATCTCAGTTTGGGCAAAAAAGTGCTGCTGGTGTCGAATCAGTCGATTTTTCGGCAGTACGGCGAAAGAGCAACAGCAGCCCTCGAATCGGCCGGTCTGGAAGTCAGTAGCTGTATTTTACCACCGGGAGAACAGTACAAAACTTTAAATTCGGTGCAGAAGATTTACGGTGCGGCTTTGGCAAACCGTTTAGAACGTTCCTCGACAATGGTGGCTTTGGGCGGCGGGGTGGTGGGCGATATGACGGGTTTTGCTGCGGCGACTTGGCTGCGGGGAATTAATGTCGTGCAAGTTCCGACTTCCCTGCTGGCGATGGTTGATGCTTCTATTGGCGGCAAAACGGGGGTCAATCATCCTTTAGGGAAGAATTTAATCGGGGCTTTTCACCAGCCGCGCTTGGTTTTGATTGACCCGGATGTACTCAAAACTCTGCCGGCGAGGGAGTTTCGTTCGGCGATGGCGGAAGTCATCAAGTACGGGGTGATTTGGGATGCCGAACTTTTCGGGAAGTTGGAGAATTGCAAGCGTTTGGATCAAATGCGCTATGTGAAGGCGGATTTGTTGGCAGAAATTTTGAGTAGGTCTTGCCAAGCTAAGGCTGAGGTGGTCAGCAAAGACGAGAAGGAATCGGGTTTGCGGGCGATTTTGAATTACGGGCACACCATCGGTCATGCTGTGGAAAGTTTGACGAATTACAAGGCGATCAATCACGGGGAAGGAGTGGCTATCGGCATGGCTGCGTCAAGCCGGTTGGCTGTGGAGTTGGGAATGTGGGATCGAGAGTGCGATCGCCGCCAGTCTGCTTTGATTGAAAAAGCGGGTTTACCTGCCAAATTGCCGGCGGGTGTGGATGTTGAGGAAATTTTGCATACTTTGCAACTCGATAAGAAGGTGCAGGATGGCAAGGTGCGGTTTGTGCTGCCGGTGCGCTTGGGTGAGGCTGCTGTGAGCGATCGGGTGGATGGAGATTTGATTTTACAAGTTTTGAAGGAAATGCTTTAA
- a CDS encoding tetratricopeptide repeat protein: MKNDRKFRLFKPLRWIAPSILVGAGVCNAAAAQPAQAETIALQISQNLQSQNLQPPRRGPAVREVISYEMKGDELRICKQEGNSEKKCQVVGKGYTVGLRTANDLYGQGNAVNAEALYRQLIARYPKQADAYYKLATMLSGQGKMSDAIVLFQKAIEVNPEHAKAHNDLGVAMASQGQLPEAIVQWRQAVKINDRYPDALNNLGVGLYQQGDKANQAEAVASLKKAKELFLKQGRTQAANRVDKILEEINSQSSGS, from the coding sequence ATGAAAAACGATCGAAAGTTTCGCTTGTTCAAACCTTTGAGGTGGATCGCCCCAAGCATTTTGGTGGGTGCAGGAGTCTGCAATGCCGCAGCGGCCCAACCGGCACAAGCTGAGACAATCGCCCTGCAAATCTCCCAAAACTTGCAGTCGCAGAACTTGCAGCCCCCGCGCCGAGGCCCTGCTGTTCGGGAAGTTATATCCTACGAGATGAAGGGAGACGAACTCAGGATTTGCAAGCAGGAAGGCAACTCCGAGAAAAAGTGCCAAGTTGTAGGTAAAGGCTACACGGTGGGTTTGAGAACTGCCAACGACCTTTACGGTCAAGGAAATGCTGTCAATGCCGAAGCTTTGTACCGGCAACTAATTGCTCGCTATCCCAAACAAGCGGATGCTTATTACAAGTTGGCAACTATGCTGTCGGGGCAAGGTAAAATGAGCGATGCGATCGTTCTATTCCAAAAAGCAATTGAAGTCAACCCGGAGCACGCCAAAGCTCACAACGATTTAGGCGTGGCGATGGCAAGTCAGGGGCAGTTGCCCGAGGCAATTGTTCAGTGGAGACAAGCGGTTAAAATTAACGATCGATATCCCGATGCTTTAAACAATTTAGGAGTCGGTTTGTACCAGCAAGGAGACAAGGCAAACCAAGCGGAGGCAGTAGCCAGCCTCAAAAAAGCTAAGGAGTTATTTCTCAAGCAAGGCAGAACTCAAGCGGCTAACAGAGTAGATAAAATTTTGGAAGAAATTAATTCCCAGTCGAGCGGTTCCTAA
- a CDS encoding SPFH domain-containing protein, which yields MGQSILTMLFALILGYAVNSSVKIVSGGDEALVERLGQYKRTLKPGFHFISPLVEKVVCVDTSRERVLDIKPQSAITGDNVALEVDAVVYWRVVNLQKAYYGIDQIENAIANLVLTTFRAEIGRLPMQDILGSRDDMNKKLLKKLDEATETWGVKVIRVEIQSITPPKRVQEAMELERATKSEWQAMVNKAIGTKEYMRLLVEALDSHPNSKQVLNYLVTEKYLEAQQKLGESDNAKILFMDPRSMTEALGELMGSMPDVIHSEGGDMKVIDTHTSQD from the coding sequence ATGGGGCAGTCTATTCTTACCATGCTCTTTGCGCTCATCCTCGGCTACGCTGTTAACTCCAGCGTCAAAATAGTCAGCGGTGGCGATGAAGCTTTAGTCGAACGTTTGGGTCAATACAAGCGCACCCTCAAGCCCGGATTCCACTTTATCAGTCCCCTGGTCGAAAAAGTCGTCTGTGTGGACACAAGCCGTGAAAGAGTTTTAGACATTAAACCTCAGTCAGCAATCACTGGAGATAATGTGGCTCTCGAAGTCGATGCCGTTGTGTATTGGCGGGTTGTGAATTTACAGAAAGCTTATTATGGAATCGATCAAATTGAAAATGCGATCGCCAACTTAGTTTTAACGACGTTTCGCGCTGAAATTGGTCGATTGCCCATGCAAGACATCTTGGGTTCCCGAGATGACATGAATAAAAAGTTACTCAAAAAGTTGGACGAAGCTACCGAAACTTGGGGTGTCAAAGTAATTCGGGTGGAAATTCAAAGCATTACACCTCCGAAAAGAGTGCAAGAAGCTATGGAATTGGAGCGCGCCACCAAGAGCGAGTGGCAAGCAATGGTCAATAAGGCGATCGGCACTAAGGAGTACATGAGGCTCTTAGTTGAAGCTTTAGACTCCCATCCGAATAGCAAGCAAGTTTTGAATTACTTAGTAACCGAAAAATACTTAGAGGCTCAACAAAAATTGGGCGAAAGCGACAATGCCAAAATTCTGTTTATGGACCCGAGAAGCATGACGGAAGCTTTGGGCGAGCTGATGGGTTCTATGCCCGATGTGATTCATTCTGAGGGCGGAGACATGAAAGTTATTGATACTCACACTTCTCAAGACTGA